A DNA window from Xanthomonas campestris pv. campestris str. ATCC 33913 contains the following coding sequences:
- a CDS encoding MFS transporter — translation MSAPPSSPIAAGSGAAPGSLRRSVSNTLKGSAGNLVEWYDVYVYSVFATYFESQFFSKEDKNATMFVWAIFAMTFLMRPIGAWYFGRFADRYGRRLALTISVSMMALCSFVIAITPTVSTIGIAAPIILLLARLLQGFATGGEYGTSATYMSEAAIPGRRGFLSSFHYVTLVGGHVLAQTTLLVMLHFFDAPQVSEWGWRVAFGLGGIGALVVFWLRQTMDESLSSESIADSRTGKAKASGSMRELFVNQWRPLLLCFLITAGGTIAFYTYSVTGPKMIQTAFAGGDVMAGTIINLVALTVLMLMQPVGGWLSDIVGRKSLLVFFGIGGVLYTWFLVMELPKQTDWLTAFAILTVGFVILTGYTSINAVVKAELFPTHVRALGVGLGYALANSAFGGTAPLLYQASLKTGHVSEFVIYATAVIAVSLVVYIFFLTNKGSNWLDHEDVMHTRKR, via the coding sequence ATGAGCGCACCCCCATCGTCTCCGATTGCCGCCGGTTCTGGCGCAGCACCCGGCAGCCTTCGCCGCTCGGTGTCCAACACGCTCAAGGGATCGGCCGGCAATCTCGTCGAGTGGTATGACGTCTACGTCTACTCGGTGTTCGCGACCTATTTCGAATCGCAGTTCTTCTCCAAGGAAGACAAGAACGCCACCATGTTCGTGTGGGCGATCTTCGCGATGACCTTCCTGATGCGGCCGATCGGCGCGTGGTACTTCGGCCGCTTCGCCGACCGCTATGGCCGCCGGTTGGCGCTGACCATTTCGGTGTCGATGATGGCGCTGTGCTCGTTCGTCATCGCGATCACGCCGACGGTGTCCACCATTGGCATTGCCGCACCGATCATCCTGTTGCTGGCGCGCCTGTTGCAGGGCTTTGCGACCGGTGGCGAATACGGCACCAGCGCCACCTACATGTCCGAAGCGGCCATTCCCGGCCGACGCGGATTTTTGTCGTCGTTCCATTACGTCACCCTGGTGGGCGGCCACGTGCTGGCGCAGACCACGTTGCTGGTGATGCTGCATTTCTTCGATGCACCGCAGGTGTCGGAGTGGGGCTGGCGCGTGGCGTTCGGCCTGGGCGGTATCGGCGCGTTGGTGGTGTTCTGGCTGCGCCAGACCATGGACGAGTCGCTGAGCTCCGAATCGATTGCCGATTCGCGCACCGGCAAGGCCAAGGCCTCCGGTTCGATGCGTGAGTTGTTCGTCAACCAGTGGCGCCCGCTGCTGCTGTGCTTCTTGATCACCGCCGGCGGCACGATCGCGTTCTACACCTACTCGGTGACCGGCCCGAAGATGATCCAGACCGCGTTCGCCGGTGGCGACGTGATGGCCGGCACCATCATCAACCTGGTTGCGCTGACGGTGCTGATGCTGATGCAGCCGGTGGGTGGCTGGTTGTCGGACATCGTGGGCCGCAAGAGCCTGTTGGTGTTCTTCGGCATCGGCGGCGTGCTCTACACCTGGTTCCTGGTGATGGAACTGCCCAAGCAGACCGACTGGCTGACCGCGTTCGCGATCCTCACCGTGGGCTTTGTGATCCTGACCGGCTACACCTCGATCAACGCGGTGGTGAAGGCCGAGCTGTTCCCCACCCATGTGCGCGCGCTGGGCGTCGGCCTGGGCTATGCGCTGGCCAATTCCGCGTTTGGTGGCACCGCGCCGCTGCTGTACCAGGCCTCGTTGAAGACCGGCCACGTGAGCGAGTTCGTGATCTACGCCACGGCGGTGATCGCGGTGTCTTTGGTGGTCTACATCTTCTTCCTGACCAACAAGGGCAGCAATTGGCTGGACCACGAAGACGTGATGCATACGCGCAAGCGCTGA
- a CDS encoding phospholipase D-like domain-containing protein, translating into MTWIIVASVIATLVGGLLALNFATPEKKLQHIPKHLYDVADPQFKREMSVLLGPAILPGNKVDVLQNGQEIFPAMLAAIRAAKRTITFETYIYWSGEIGREFSEALSERARAGVEVRVTIDWGGSLKMDHALVDTMTEAGVEVHRYRPLAWYNLHRINNRTHRKLLVIDGRIGFTGGVGVADQWMGDAQDPEHWRDTHYRIEGPVVAQVQTAFNDNWIKSTGRVVNGADYYPALTPAGDSDAQLFVASPSGGSESMHLMYLVAIAAASTSIDLAAAYFVPDALITRALLEARTRGVRIRVLLPGPHIDAISVRLASKASWEPLLQAGIEIHEYQTTMLHTKLLIVDGLLVSVGSTNFDIRSFRLNDEASLNVYDRTLAARMTTVFERDLQQAQAYSLERWRARPLREKLAEKLVIPIRSQV; encoded by the coding sequence ATGACATGGATCATCGTGGCTTCGGTCATTGCCACGCTGGTGGGTGGGTTGCTGGCGCTGAACTTCGCCACGCCGGAAAAGAAGCTCCAGCACATTCCCAAGCATCTGTACGACGTGGCCGACCCGCAGTTCAAGCGCGAGATGTCGGTGTTGCTGGGCCCGGCGATCCTGCCCGGCAACAAGGTCGATGTGCTGCAGAACGGCCAGGAGATTTTCCCGGCGATGCTGGCCGCCATTCGCGCAGCAAAGCGCACCATCACCTTTGAAACCTACATCTATTGGTCGGGCGAGATCGGCCGCGAGTTCAGCGAAGCGCTGTCCGAGCGCGCGCGTGCCGGGGTGGAGGTGCGCGTCACCATCGACTGGGGCGGCAGCCTGAAGATGGATCACGCGCTGGTGGACACCATGACCGAGGCCGGCGTGGAAGTGCACCGCTACCGCCCGCTGGCCTGGTACAACCTGCACCGCATCAACAACCGCACCCATCGCAAGTTGCTGGTGATCGACGGCCGCATCGGCTTCACCGGCGGCGTGGGCGTGGCCGATCAGTGGATGGGCGATGCGCAGGACCCGGAGCACTGGCGCGATACGCATTACCGCATCGAAGGGCCGGTGGTGGCGCAGGTGCAGACCGCCTTCAACGACAACTGGATCAAGAGCACCGGCCGCGTGGTCAACGGCGCAGACTACTACCCGGCGCTCACACCTGCCGGCGACAGCGACGCGCAGCTGTTCGTGGCCTCGCCCTCCGGTGGCAGCGAGAGCATGCACCTGATGTACCTGGTGGCCATTGCCGCGGCGTCCACCTCCATCGACCTGGCGGCGGCGTACTTCGTGCCCGATGCCTTGATCACCCGCGCGCTGCTGGAAGCGCGCACGCGCGGGGTGCGCATCCGCGTGCTGCTGCCCGGCCCGCACATCGATGCGATTTCGGTGCGGCTGGCGTCCAAGGCCAGTTGGGAACCGCTGCTGCAGGCCGGCATCGAGATCCACGAGTACCAGACCACCATGCTGCACACCAAGTTGCTGATCGTGGACGGGCTGCTGGTGTCGGTGGGCTCGACCAACTTCGACATCCGCTCGTTCCGGCTCAACGACGAAGCCAGCCTCAACGTGTACGACCGCACGCTGGCCGCGCGCATGACCACGGTGTTCGAGCGCGATCTGCAGCAGGCGCAGGCCTACAGCCTGGAACGCTGGCGCGCGCGCCCGCTGCGCGAGAAGCTGGCCGAGAAGCTGGTGATTCCGATCCGCTCGCAGGTGTGA
- a CDS encoding YdeI/OmpD-associated family protein produces MGTAAIRFTTTLLQPATPADATWVFLVLPANASGALPTRSMVSVRGSLAGHPLQATLQPDGQGGHWLKLDAALQRAAGVAAGDTVTLEIAPVEVEPEPVVPDDLHAALAAHPAAQATWNDITAVARRDWIFWVTSGKKAETRSKRIATACDMLGSGKRRACCFDRSGMYSKSLSAPTPKAS; encoded by the coding sequence ATGGGCACCGCCGCCATCCGCTTCACCACCACCTTGCTGCAACCGGCAACGCCGGCCGATGCCACGTGGGTGTTTCTAGTGCTGCCTGCCAACGCAAGCGGCGCATTGCCGACGCGCAGCATGGTCAGCGTGCGCGGCAGCCTGGCCGGGCATCCATTGCAGGCCACGCTGCAACCGGACGGGCAGGGCGGGCATTGGCTGAAGCTGGACGCCGCGCTGCAGCGCGCCGCCGGGGTGGCCGCCGGCGACACGGTGACGCTGGAGATCGCACCGGTGGAAGTGGAGCCCGAGCCGGTGGTGCCCGACGATCTGCACGCCGCACTTGCCGCGCACCCCGCCGCGCAGGCGACCTGGAACGACATCACTGCGGTGGCGCGGCGCGACTGGATTTTCTGGGTCACCTCGGGGAAAAAGGCCGAGACGCGAAGCAAGCGCATTGCCACCGCCTGCGACATGCTGGGCTCCGGCAAGCGGCGCGCGTGTTGCTTCGATCGCTCGGGCATGTACAGCAAATCGCTGAGCGCGCCGACGCCGAAAGCGAGCTGA
- a CDS encoding type II toxin-antitoxin system RelE/ParE family toxin, protein MLRRDWTVPAATQLAHAQDHYHALNPTAAAAMARQVREATRTLAEQPGRGRAGRVAGTREWTVKHTPYVLVYRVRDDALQLLHVRLETQDWLPRTEPVIERIEPWIAALISALLHVLMLLILLSASTPSMTPPQGSASGGRTKVDFVGDTSQPDQPVPSPTPVPPSPTPTPVQPPPAASPVQSTLVQQAKNPVPPQGDTAPGSLAERRRQTRRQTRPTPPQPPAPPAASTQRRPETWTGRPPGMLEEEADGAEDGTANTSTISQGRRNDRNNAQPSMDVGGFQVYYEVRSETQLRAWKEQGMQEIAIILPGTQQRMVCPLDVALKRGSSKCRLLPPDSPELKSIGDAREVINMMEVYRQGEPVWRGPGPYR, encoded by the coding sequence ATGTTGCGGCGTGACTGGACCGTCCCGGCCGCCACGCAGCTCGCCCACGCCCAGGATCACTACCACGCGCTCAACCCCACCGCGGCCGCGGCGATGGCCCGGCAGGTGCGCGAAGCCACCCGCACCCTGGCCGAGCAACCCGGCCGTGGCCGTGCCGGCCGGGTTGCAGGTACCCGCGAATGGACGGTGAAGCACACCCCGTACGTGCTGGTGTACCGCGTGCGCGACGACGCCCTGCAGCTGCTGCATGTGCGCCTGGAGACCCAGGACTGGCTGCCGCGCACCGAGCCGGTGATCGAGCGCATCGAACCGTGGATTGCCGCGCTGATCAGCGCGCTGCTGCATGTGCTGATGCTGCTGATCCTGTTGTCGGCCTCCACGCCCAGCATGACCCCGCCGCAGGGCTCGGCCAGCGGTGGCCGCACCAAGGTGGACTTCGTCGGCGACACCTCCCAGCCCGATCAACCGGTGCCCTCGCCCACCCCGGTACCGCCATCGCCCACACCCACGCCCGTGCAACCGCCGCCGGCTGCCTCGCCGGTGCAGTCCACGCTGGTGCAGCAGGCCAAGAACCCGGTACCGCCGCAGGGCGACACCGCGCCCGGCAGCCTGGCCGAACGCCGCCGACAAACTCGGCGCCAGACCCGTCCCACTCCGCCGCAACCGCCGGCGCCGCCGGCCGCCTCCACCCAGCGCCGCCCGGAAACCTGGACCGGCCGCCCGCCCGGCATGCTGGAAGAAGAGGCCGACGGCGCCGAAGACGGCACCGCCAACACCTCCACCATCAGCCAGGGCCGCCGCAACGACCGCAACAACGCCCAGCCCAGCATGGATGTGGGCGGCTTCCAGGTGTATTACGAAGTGCGCAGCGAAACCCAGCTGCGCGCCTGGAAGGAGCAAGGCATGCAGGAGATCGCCATCATCCTGCCCGGCACCCAGCAACGCATGGTCTGCCCGCTGGACGTCGCGCTCAAACGCGGCTCCAGCAAATGCCGCCTGCTGCCGCCGGATTCGCCCGAGCTCAAGAGCATTGGCGACGCCCGCGAAGTCATCAACATGATGGAGGTCTACCGCCAGGGCGAACCGGTGTGGCGCGGGCCTGGACCGTATCGGTAA
- a CDS encoding LysR family transcriptional regulator — protein sequence MPKPSFNDLAAFTAVATHRSFRRAASEVGLAPSSLSHVISALERNLGVRLLHRTTRSVSLTEAGARLYAKLVPALQDVDQALLELDDFRGGPTGTVRINAPEVVVQLLLQQVVPHVLARYPALSVDLVSEGRLVDIVAAGFDAGIRFSESVPQDMVAVPFGGPARFVAVAAPDYLARAGTPDTPDALQRHACIRHRMPSGKLYRWEFERRGEDVVIDVPGRLTLDQIPLMCEAAEGGLGIAYVPEYAVRAALQRGTLVQVLEAWCPAFPGLVLYYPGRRQLPPGLRALIDTLKELLPQEA from the coding sequence ATGCCCAAGCCCTCGTTCAACGACCTTGCCGCGTTCACTGCCGTGGCCACGCACCGCAGCTTCCGGCGTGCGGCCAGCGAGGTCGGGTTGGCACCGTCGTCGCTCAGCCATGTGATCAGCGCGCTGGAGCGCAACCTCGGCGTGCGCCTGCTGCACCGGACCACGCGCAGCGTGTCGCTCACCGAAGCCGGCGCGCGCCTGTACGCAAAGTTGGTCCCGGCGCTGCAGGACGTGGACCAGGCGTTGCTGGAGCTGGACGATTTCCGCGGCGGGCCCACCGGCACCGTGCGGATCAACGCGCCCGAAGTGGTGGTGCAGTTGCTGCTGCAGCAGGTGGTGCCGCACGTGCTGGCGCGCTACCCGGCGCTGTCGGTGGATCTGGTGAGCGAAGGCCGGCTGGTGGATATCGTGGCGGCCGGGTTCGATGCCGGCATCCGCTTCAGCGAGTCGGTGCCGCAGGACATGGTGGCGGTGCCGTTCGGTGGGCCGGCACGTTTCGTGGCGGTTGCCGCACCGGACTATCTCGCACGCGCCGGGACGCCCGACACGCCCGATGCCTTGCAGCGGCACGCCTGCATCCGCCACCGCATGCCCAGCGGCAAGCTGTATCGCTGGGAGTTCGAACGGCGGGGCGAGGACGTGGTGATCGATGTGCCCGGGCGGCTCACCCTGGACCAGATCCCGCTGATGTGCGAAGCCGCCGAAGGCGGGCTGGGCATTGCCTATGTGCCCGAATACGCGGTGCGCGCAGCACTGCAGCGCGGCACGCTGGTGCAGGTGTTGGAGGCGTGGTGCCCGGCGTTTCCGGGGCTGGTGCTGTATTACCCGGGGCGACGCCAGTTGCCGCCGGGCTTGCGCGCGTTGATCGATACGCTTAAGGAACTGCTGCCGCAGGAGGCGTGA
- a CDS encoding SDR family oxidoreductase, protein MSTTWLITGASSGFGRGLTQTLLARGDRVAATVRRADALADLQAAHGNALTVLQLDVRDTAAVQAVVAQAFAALGRIDVVISNAGYGTLGAAEAATDAQVRALIDTNLIGSISVIQAALPHLRRQGGGHVVQVSSEGGQIAYPGFSLYHASKWGIEGYVEAVRQEVAGFGIQFTLAEPGPARTNFGAALERTALPPDYANTPVDALLRALDDGSWVITGDPQRMVDAMIACTEQTPPPLRLVMGTAAYHAIHAALSTRLAALEAQRAIAFSTDAPATAH, encoded by the coding sequence ATGTCCACGACCTGGCTCATCACTGGCGCCTCTTCCGGCTTCGGCCGCGGCCTGACCCAGACCCTGCTGGCGCGCGGCGATCGCGTCGCCGCCACCGTGCGGCGGGCGGACGCCCTGGCCGACCTGCAGGCAGCGCACGGCAACGCATTGACCGTACTGCAGCTGGACGTGCGCGACACCGCCGCGGTGCAGGCGGTCGTGGCACAGGCATTCGCGGCGCTGGGCCGCATCGATGTGGTGATCAGCAACGCCGGCTACGGCACGCTGGGCGCGGCCGAGGCCGCCACCGACGCGCAGGTGCGCGCGCTGATCGACACCAACCTCATCGGCTCCATCAGCGTGATCCAGGCCGCGCTGCCGCACCTGCGCCGGCAAGGTGGCGGGCACGTGGTGCAAGTGTCCTCCGAGGGCGGGCAGATCGCCTACCCCGGCTTCAGCCTGTACCACGCCAGCAAGTGGGGGATCGAAGGCTATGTCGAAGCGGTGCGCCAGGAAGTGGCCGGCTTCGGCATCCAGTTCACCCTGGCCGAACCCGGCCCGGCGCGCACCAACTTCGGCGCCGCACTGGAACGCACCGCACTGCCGCCCGACTACGCCAACACCCCGGTCGACGCACTGCTCCGCGCGCTGGACGACGGCAGCTGGGTCATCACCGGCGACCCGCAGCGCATGGTGGACGCGATGATCGCCTGCACCGAACAGACCCCACCGCCGCTGCGCCTGGTCATGGGCACCGCGGCGTATCACGCCATCCACGCCGCCCTCAGCACGCGCCTGGCTGCGCTCGAAGCCCAACGCGCGATCGCGTTTTCCACTGATGCACCGGCGACGGCGCACTAG